The following coding sequences lie in one Mercenaria mercenaria strain notata chromosome 5, MADL_Memer_1, whole genome shotgun sequence genomic window:
- the LOC123557851 gene encoding protein Red-like yields MPERPEFERMESFSNPIAPPEMMEDELEGEDHQPLSNADFRKMLMTPRAPKPGESHVKTLPSVRKNSDANIEEGDDPAERRRKKKIYYAKLKRLEEERQKELAEKYRDRARERRDGHNDDQADTISTTADYRAVAPDAKSVENLAERRKQVIQESKYLGGDMEHTHLVKGLDYALLEKVRAEISSKELQEEQEMEKAVSQDAKEKKEEEPEEHIQFKTKMGRNIYRTLFKSKDTGRNELFIQGRMAYVVDLEDEFADSDVPTTTIRSKADCPSLEVSTTLTTNDIVINKLTQILSYLRQGRRESKKLKKLKGKLREAEKLQGKVPGADDNIYSDLTDYVPSVGKSKDKKDRGKDRDRDDRDRRDRDRDRDRRDKDRDRDRDRRDRDRDRDRGRSDRGRDDKGERKRKSYFEKPTEEDEDRNRPNANVKELVKTVTDRYRGFAEMEEEKERKAAKKEEERIQKLKQKTEIDSYAECYPGMEEAADAVDDSDDEVDYTKMDQGNKKGPVGRWDFDTQEEYSDYMANKEALPKAAFQYGVKMSDGRKTRRAGPKDEKAELDRQWQQIQNIMNKRKGDDYRGDDRKKSKY; encoded by the exons GGCCAGAGTTTGAGAGAATGGAGAGCTTCTCCAACCCGATTGCACCTCCGGAGATGATGGAGGATGAACTGGAAGGGGAAGATCA TCAACCACTAAGTAATGCAGACTTCCGGAAGATGCTGATGACCCCTCGGGCACCAAAACCTGGTGAATCACATGTCAAGACTCTACCCAGTGTAAG aaagaacagTGATGCTAATATTGAGGAAGGTGATGATCCTgcagaaagaagaagaaaaaagaaaat TTACTATGCAAAGCTTAAAAGACTTGAAGAAGAACGACAGAAAGAATTGGCAGAGAAGTATCGTGACAGGGCACGTGAGAGACGTGATGGTCATAATGATGACCAAGCTGACACGATTAGCACAACAGCTGATTACAGAGCTGTGGCTCCAGATGCAAAATCTGTTGAGAATTTAGCGGAGCGTAGAAAACAGGTGATCCAGGAGTCCAAATACCTTGGTGGTGACATGGAACATACTCACTTGgtgaaag GTCTTGACTATGCGCTGTTGGAGAAGGTACGGGCAGAAATTTCTAGTAAAGAACTTCAGGAAGAACAGGAGATGGAGAAAGCGGTCAGTCAGGATGCAAAGGAGAAGAAAGAGGAGGAGCCTGAAGAACATATTCAG TTTAAAACAAAGATGGGGCGTAACATCTACAGAACATTATTCAAATCCAAGGACACGGGTCGTAATGAACTATTTATTCAAGGCAGAATGGCGTATGTTGTAGATCTAGAGGATGAGTTTGCTGACTCAGATGTCCCCACAACTACCATCAGGAGTAAAGCAGACTGTCCTAGTCTTGAG GTATCAACAACTTTGACAACAaatgacattgtcatcaacaaaCTGACACAGATTCTGTCCTACCTGAGACAGGGACGTAGAGAAAGCAAGAAATTAAAGAAACTCAAAG GTAAACTGAGGGAAGCAGAAAAGTTGCAGGGGAAGGTGCCAGGAGCAGATGACAA CATATATTCAGATCTGACAGACTATGTACCATCAGTTGGTAAATCGAAGGATAAGAAAGACCGAGGTAAAGACCGAGATCGAGATGATAGAGATCGCAGGGACAGAGACAGGGACAG GGATCGCAGAGATAAGGATCGTGACAGGGACCGTGACCGTCGTGATCGGGACAGGGACAGAGATCGTGGTAGATCAGATAGAGGAAGAGATGACAAAGGTGAACGTAAAAGAAAATCATACTTTGAAAAACCGACAGAGGAG GATGAAGACAGAAACAGACCTAATGCTAATGTTAAGGAACTGGTGAAGACCGTAACAGACAGGTATAGGGGCTTTGCTGAGATGGAAGAGGAAAAAGAAAG GAAAGCTGCCAAAAAGGAAGAAGAAAGAATTCAGAAgttaaaacagaaaacagaaatagaCAGTTATGCTGAATGTTACCCTGG tATGGAAGAGGCAGCTGATGCTGTAGATGACTCGGATGATGAAGTAGATTACACAAAAATGGACCAGGGCAACAAGAAAGGTCCTGTCGGGCGCTGGGACTTTGATACCCAAGAGGAATACAGTGATTATATGGCTAACAAGGAAGCTTTGCCAAA GGCAGCTTTCCAGTATGGAGTGAAGATGTCAGATGGGCGTAAAACTCGGAGGGCAGGACCCAAAGACGAGAAGGCAGAGTTGGATAGACAGTGGCAACAAATTCAAAACATTATGAATAAAAGAAAAGGTGATGATTACCGAGGTGATGACAGGAAGAAATCCAAATACTGA